In Daphnia magna isolate NIES linkage group LG7, ASM2063170v1.1, whole genome shotgun sequence, a single genomic region encodes these proteins:
- the LOC116928089 gene encoding SET and MYND domain-containing protein 4 isoform X1 gives MDFDNLFAQICQDLKETGEVIEMSARFSTCSSDAQRISFILATNTVRKCLQEPLSLAKQEMSAPCKSQSLSASHRAEGNNYYQKKLNWKAISSYNRSLLVGEGESLALAYANRSAVFHDMADWLHSLRDIQLALDQGYPKHLEHKLRERQGNCWQELGHVTRAFKSFNLAKELLASAGQQHKDKLISITSKIRKLGDVMEVTESMSNATSIEQEIIKKRRLAPELNRDRNILLPSASTSIELTDSVDRGRCLVATEDIHIGTTVIVEKAFASILLAEFKESHCHHCLHWTPGPVPCHRCSQVGFCSTICRDEATYHQSECGLTDLFHRTGVGSHGSIGLLAVRTVLKTGRDKIVMANQQESIGKVYDSSDYGTIHRLVGNTSQRSVADLFRRAVMAVYLTSLMQPDNEPDQVLATAVLRLLQSYPCNAHEICHLAVPLPGTSRRADRPLQQIQLCEIGSAAMPVLSLINHSCDPNIARVCYGDVIAIKAIRRIARGEELLDNYGYHYAVHEKSERQTRLFRQYYFRCNCRACVEDWPRYADAPRLDNRPDLSETVDRYVKLRWCDPDGPPEASELAQSFIDCLDAMETSVKLPVQEYNNAQEVFAASKWRPCCVFGCCWRPSCGQRRRRYLPTRST, from the exons ATGGATTTCGACAATCTGTTCGCCCAGATCTGTCAAGATCTGAAAGAAACTGGTGAAGTCATTGAAATGTCTGCTCGATTCTCCACTTGCTCAAGTGATGCTCAGCGAATCTCTTTCATCTTGGCAACGAATACTGTGAGAAAATGCCTGCAAGAGCCACTAAGCCTTGCGAAACAAGAAATGTCTGCACCTTGCAAATCCCAAAGTCTCTCTGCTAGTCATCGAGCTGAAGGAAACAACTACTACCAGAAGAAACTCAACTGGAAAGCAATCTCCTCTTACAATCGCAGCCTGCTCGTTGGCGAGGGTGAATCATTAGCCCTGGCCTATGCTAATCGATCGGCCGTGTTCCACGACATGGCAGACTGGCTCCATTCTTTAAGAGATATACAGCTAGCCCTTGACCAAGGCTATCCGAAACATCTTGAGCACAAGTTACGCGAACGACAAGGCAATTGCTGGCAGGAATTGGGACACGTCACTCGAGCATTCAAGAGCTTTAATCTGGCCAAAGAATTACTGGCGTCGGCTGGCCAACAACACAAGGACAAGCTCATTAGCATTACGTCAAAGATAAGAAAACTGGGCGACGTTATGGAGGTCACTGAATCCATGTCAAATGCCACGTCCATCGAACAAGAAATCATTAAGAAAAGGAGATTGGCGCCCGAGCTGAACCGGGACAGGAACATTCTATTGCCGTCCGCTTCCACGTCAATCGAACTAACGGATTCGGTCGATCGGGGTCGTTGCCTGGTCGCCACTGAAGACATCCACATAG GCACGACGGTCATCGTCGAGAAGGCGTTCGCCTCCATCCTACTGGCGGAATTTAAAGAATCGCATTGCCATCATTGCCTTCACTGGACACCCGGACCCGTACCGTGTCACCGATGTTCTCAG GTGGGATTTTGCAGTACGATATGTCGAGACGAGGCCACTTACCATCAGTCGGAATGCGGATTGACGGATTTGTTTCATCGCACTGGAGTTGGCAGCCATGGATCCATTGGATTGCTGGCCGTGCGCACCGTTCTGAAGACGGGCCGTGATAAGATTGTAATGGCTAACCAGCAAGAATCTATTGGAAAGGTGTACGATTCGAGCGATTACGGCACGATCCATCGTCTAGTTGGAAACACCTCGCAACGTTCGGTTGCGGATCTCTTCCGCAGGGCCGTCATGGCTGTCTATCTAACAAGTCTGATGCAACCGGACAACGAACCTGACCAAGTGTTGGCGACGGCCGTGCTCCGTCTTCTTCAAAGTTACCCGTGCAACGCTCATGAAATCTGCCATTTGGCTGTCCCGCTGCCCGGAACGTCTCGCCGAGCGGATCGTCCGTTGCAGCAGATACAACTTTGCGAAATCGGATCGGCGGCCATGCCCGTTTTGAGCCTCATCAATCACTCGTGCGATCCCAACATAGCGCGCGTTTGTTACGGTGACGTCATCGCCATCAAAGCCATCCGCCGGATCGCCAGAGGGGAGGAGCTGCTGGACAATTACGGCTACCATTACGCCGTTCACGAGAAGAGCGAACGCCAGACGAGACTCTTCAGACAGTACTACTTCCGCTGCAATTGTCGGGCTTGCGTGGAAGACTGGCCGCGCTACGCGGACGCACCTCGGCTGGACAACAGGCCCGACTTGTCGGAGACCGTCGACCGCTACGTCAAACTGCGCTGGTGCGACCCGGACGGCCCGCCAGAGGCCTCCGAGTTGGCGCAATCGTTCATCGACTGTTTGGACGCCATGGAGACGTCCGTCAAACTGCCCGTCCAGGAGTACAACAACGCGCAAGAAG TTTTTGCAGCGTCCAAATGGCGACCTTGTTGTGTCTTTGGATGCTGTTGGCGTCCGTCCTGCGGGCAACGTCGACGCCGTTACCTGCCGACCCGTTCAACTTGA
- the LOC116928089 gene encoding snake venom 5'-nucleotidase isoform X2, with the protein MATLLCLWMLLASVLRATSTPLPADPFNLTILHINDIHCRFEEANKFGGTCTAQDSANGKCFGGYARLVHQARHIRTQHPNTIFLSAGDFFQGTIWYTIHKWKAVSRFGNMLNLTAMSLGNHEFDDGVDGLLPFVEAANHPVIAANVDTSGEPRLDGKIPKSKVVEIDGRRIGIIGYLTRETQFISSPEGVKIVDEVEGVRQEAERLKKDGVNILIAVGHAGFPKDLQIAEHVPDIDVVVGGHTNTFLWNGPAPSTEEPQGSYPTIVTQPSGRTVPVVQAFAFGKYLGNLMVTFNDDGEVIATAGLPILMDKTIPRDPQVVQQLIPYREEVDALSEQEVGKTLVFLDGTRISCRMFECNLGNFIADAYVHLFTKFAGPGQWSKVGIALVNSGAIRSSIDERARNGSITYGNLLTVAPFPNTVDVIKINGHTLKKMLEFSVQDYDRFALDPSGGFLQVSGINVVYDVTRPKGDRVVELLARCNNCRMPAYHPVEPEAVYEVAVSSYLAGGGDGYALLKGNIIEHTLTGMLDADTIISYMGKMTPITVGLERRIVFVNGTFISPCNQMLEEGTSTSGVATSVPTVSMTITPPIEPKSGTA; encoded by the exons ATGGCGACCTTGTTGTGTCTTTGGATGCTGTTGGCGTCCGTCCTGCGGGCAACGTCGACGCCGTTACCTGCCGACCCGTTCAACTTGACTATCTTGCACATCAACGACATTCACTGCCGTTTCGAAGAGGCCAACAAGTTCGGCGGCACTTGCACGGCCCAAGATTCGGCCAACGGCAAATGCTTTGGCGGGTACGCCCGTCTCGTCCACCAGGCCCGACACATCCGCACTCAACACCCCAACACGATTTTCCTGAGCGCTGGCGATTTTTTCCAGGGCACAAT CTGGTACACCATCCACAAATGGAAGGCCGTCAGCCGCTTTGGTAACATGCTCAACTTAACGGCCATG TCTCTTGGCAATCACGAGTTCGACGACGGTGTGGACGGGCTTTTGCCTTTCGTGGAAGCTGCCAACCATCCG GTGATTGCGGCTAATGTTGACACTAGCGGAGAGCCGAGGCTCGATGGCAAAATTCCTAAATCGAAAGTGGTTGAAATCGACGGACGTCGAATCGGAATCATTGGCTACCTGACACGCGAAACGCAGTTCATCTCCAGCCCTGAGGGAGTGAAGATCGTCGATGAAGTCGAAGGCGTTCGTCAAGAAGCCGAGCGTTTGAAAAAGGACGGCGTCAACATTCTGATTGCAGTCGGACACGCCGGTTTTCCGAAAGATCTGCAAATCGCTGAACACGTTCCCGATATCGACGTGGTGGTCGGCGGTCACACCAACACGTTTCTCTGGAACG gTCCGGCTCCATCGACGGAAGAGCCACAGGGATCGTATCCGACGATAGTCACCCAACCATCCGGTAGAACTGTGCCCGTCGTTCAAGCGTTCGCATTCGGCAAGTACCTCGGCAATTTAATGGTGACGTTTAACGATGATGGAGAGGTGATTGCTACCGCTGGCCTTCCTATTCTCATGGACAAGACCATACCTCGAG ATCCGCAGGTCGTGCAGCAATTGATTCCATACAGGGAAGAAGTGGACGCTTTGTCCGAACAGGAAGTGGGCAAGACGTTAGTCTTCCTAGATGGCACTCGAATCTCCTGTAGGATGTTTGAATGTAATCTAGGCAATTTCATCGCTGACGCCTACGTCCATTTG TTCACCAAATTTGCTGGCCCTGGACAGTGGAGTAAAGTGGGCATCGCCCTAGTCAATAGCGGAGCGATCCGCTCGTCCATCGACGAACGTGCCCGCAATG GATCCATCACTTACGGAAATCTGTTGACTGTTGCGCCATTTCCCAATACTGTCGACGTCATCAAAATCAACGGCCATACGTTGAAGAAAATGCTCGAATTTTCCGTTCAAGATTACGATCGTTTCGCTTTAGACCCGTCGGGTGGTTTCTTACAGGTTTCCG GTATCAACGTTGTCTACGACGTGACGAGACCCAAAGGTGACAGGGTAGTCGAATTATTGGCACGATGCAATAATTGTCGCATGCCCGCTTATCATCCGGTCGAGCCAGAA GCAGTTTATGAAGTGGCCGTGTCCAGTTATTTGGCCGGTGGTGGCGATGGCTACGCACTTCTAAAAGGCAACATCATCGAGCACACGTTAACAG GGATGCTGGACGCCGATACGATTATCAGTTACATGGGCAAAATGACGCCTATTACGGTCGGATTGGAACGTCGTATTGTCTTCGTCAACGGCACCTTCATTTCGCCTTGCAATCAAATGCTGGAAGAAGGAACGAGCACGTCCGGCGTTGCCACATCTGTTCCCACTGTCTCGATGACG ATTACGCCGCCTATCGAACCCAAAAGCGGAACAGCGTAA
- the LOC116928090 gene encoding LOW QUALITY PROTEIN: UDP-glucose 4-epimerase (The sequence of the model RefSeq protein was modified relative to this genomic sequence to represent the inferred CDS: substituted 1 base at 1 genomic stop codon), producing MAKFQTIFVTGGAGYIGSHCVVELLEAGYDVIACDNFANSVNGEKGTAPSLERVEKITGKKVTFYQCDLLDYERLDKIFSQHKIDCVIHFAAMKAVGESMEVPLLYYKNNVVGTINLLEVMKAHECYQLVFSSSCTVYGNPERLPITEDSPIGNVTNVYGRTKYLIEEMLMDLSRSDEXWNICSLRYFNPVGAHPSGLIGEDPTKPYSNLMPYIAQVALGNKPSVIIFGNDYNTPDGTGVRDYIHVMDLASGHVAALAKVEKDKLRYRTFNLGSGVGVSVIQLVETFGKVTGTTVTYELKPRREGDISAMYSNGERAKTELGWTPRFTLEQMCEDFWRWQTMNPLGYRTESGTVKPKDSAVVSNGTATETSITNGNH from the exons ATGGCTAAATTTCAGACCATTTTTGTTACGGGAGGAGCTGGTTATATCGGCAGTCACTGTGTCGTTGAGTTGTTGGAAGCTGGCTATGATGTCATTGCTTGCGACAACTTCGCAAACTCTGTCAATGGAGAGAAGGGCACTGCCCCCAGCCTTGAACGAGTTGAGAAAATAACAGGGAAAAAAGTCACATTTTATCAGTGTGACTTGCTTGATTACGAAAGACTTGACAAAATTTTCAGTCAg CATAAAATTGATTGTGTTATTCACTTTGCTGCCATGAAAGCTGTTGGGGAATCGATGGAAGTTCCTCTTCTCTACTACAAAAATAATGTGGTTGGAACAATTAACCTTCTAGAG GTTATGAAAGCCCATGAATGTTACCAGCTAGTATTTTCCAGCTCCTGTACAGTCTACGGCAACCCTGAACGCCTACCCATCACTGAAGACAGTCCAATTGGCAATGTAACGAATGTTTATGGTCGAACCAAATACCTTATCGAGGAGATGTTGATGGATCTCAGTCGCTCGGAtgaa TAATGGAATATTTGTTCCCTTCGATATTTCAATCCTGTTGGTGCTCATCCTTCCGGCCTAATCGGTGAGGATCCCACCAAGCCTTATTCCAACTTGATGCCTTACATTGCTCAAGTAGCTCTGGGAAACAAACCGTCCGTAATTATTTTTGGCAACGACTATAACACTCCGGATGGAACAG GTGTTCGAGACTACATCCACGTCATGGATTTGGCATCTGGCCACGTGGCAGCTTTGGCCAAAGTTGAAAAGGATAAACTTCGCTATCGG ACGTTCAATTTGGGCTCTGGCGTGGGCGTTTCGGTCATCCAACTAGTCGAGACTTTCGGTAAGGTGACAGGGACGACGGTGACCTACGAACTGAAACCTAGACGCGAAGGAGACATCTCCGCCATGTACTCGAACGGAGAGCGTGCAAAGACAGAGCTCGGATGGACTCCCCGTTTCACTCTCGAACAGATGT gCGAAGATTTCTGGCGCTGGCAAACAATGAATCCGCTGGGGTATCGCACTGAAAGCGGCACTGTAAAACCGAAAGATTCGGCTGTCGTTTCGAACGGAACGGCGACTGAAACCTCCATTACAAATGGCAATCACTGA